A stretch of the Aegilops tauschii subsp. strangulata cultivar AL8/78 chromosome 4, Aet v6.0, whole genome shotgun sequence genome encodes the following:
- the LOC141020535 gene encoding uncharacterized protein isoform X1, producing the protein MAPQPPLFPPAAFDRGGGGLPSWDPSRTSNPSFDQGFLKAAFDGELHLVKKAARVVGRGAEGSRLAEKMGAVRDGYGMGLLHTAALGGSLSVCRYLVEDIRLDVDDVGPMGETPLTVAIGRQNVDLVRYFLDQGAATMKLNDSGSTPLHLAAAAGSCEIVELLLSSGAYVDALHLGGTALHSAARDGRDDIVKVLLDHHADHKIALGGTGYTALAIATVVHSLKCVKLLLEAGADVDGNCKETPLIIAAISGSTEILKCLVLAGADANVPDSLGRAPIEIAARSGRREDVEILFPVTSRIPNVRDWSVDGIIRHVKSVRPVKKAMLTSAKSKAHEAFKNGNYYLAARIYKEAMALDPGNATLLSNRSLCWLRLGDAKNALNDAQACSMMRPGWPKASYRQGTALMLLKDYEKACDAFLDGLKLELGNVELEDGLRQALESLKIYCSSPGQD; encoded by the exons ATGGCACCGCAGCCGCCTCTCTTCCCTCCCGCTGCCTtcgaccgcggcggcggcggcctcccttCATGGGACCCCAGCCGCACCTCCAACCCTTCCTTCGACCAGGGCTTCCTCAAGGCGGCCTTCGACGGCGAGCTCCACCTCGTCAAGA AGGCGGCGAGGGTGGTGGGAAGGGGGGCGGAAGGCAGTCGCCTCGCTGAGAAGATGGGCGCGGTCAGGGACGGCTACGGCATGGGCTTGTTGCACACCGCGGCCCTAGGCGGGAGCCTGTCCGTGTGCCGCTACCTGGTCGAGGATATCCGGCTGGATGTCGATGACGTAGGCCCGATGG GCGAAACGCCTTTGACTGTTGCGATTGGCCGTCAGAATGTGGATTTGGTGCGCTACTTTCTTGATCAAGGTGCTGCTACAATGAAGCTCAACGACAGTGGGAGTACTCCCCTCCACCTTGCTGCTGCAGCAG GAAGCTGTGAAATAGTTGAGCTCTTACTCTCCAGTGGAGCTTATGTTGATGCACTACATCTTGGTGGGACGGCACTGCATTCTGCTGCCCGTGATGGGCGGGATGATATTGTGAAAGTTTTGCTAGACCACCATGCAGAC CATAAGATAGCTTTGGGTGGTACTGGTTATACAGCTCTTGCTATTGCTACTGTTGTGCACTCACTGAAATGTGTGAAGCTCCTGCTTGAG GCTGGTGCTGATGTGGATGGTAATTGTAAAGAGACACCATTGATCATTGCTGCCATTAGTGGCTCAACTGAAATCCTGAAGTGCTTAGTTCTGGCTGGTGCGGATGCTAATGTTCCTGACAGT TTAGGACGAGCTCCTATTGAAATTGCTGCCCGCTCTGGTAGGCGTGAAGATGTTGAGATTCTATTTCCGGTCACTTCTCGTATTCCAAATGTACGTGACTGGAGTGTAGATGGGATCATTAGGCATGTAAAATCAGTGCGTCCAGTGAAG AAAGCCATGCTTACTAGTGCAAAATCTAAAGCGCATGAGGCGTTCAAGAACGGGAACTATTATCTTGCAGCAAGAATTTACAAAGAG GCAATGGCACTTGACCCTGGTAATGCAACCTTGCTTTCAAATAGGAGTCTATGCTGGCTTCGCCTCGGTGATGCAAAGAACGCCTTGAATGATGCTCAAGCTTGCAGTATGATGCGACCTGGCTGGCCAAAGGCCTCATATCGTCAAGGAACTGCTCTAATGTTACTGAAG GACTATGAAAAGGCATGTGATGCATTTCTTGATGGTCTTAAATTGGAGCTTGGGAACGTAGAGCTGGAAGATGGATTACG GCAGGCTTTGGAATCCTTGAAGATATATTGCAGTAGCCCTGGGCAAGACTAG
- the LOC141020535 gene encoding uncharacterized protein isoform X2, with product MAPQPPLFPPAAFDRGGGGLPSWDPSRTSNPSFDQGFLKAAFDGELHLVKKAARVVGRGAEGSRLAEKMGAVRDGYGMGLLHTAALGGSLSVCRYLVEDIRLDVDDVGPMGETPLTVAIGRQNVDLVRYFLDQGAATMKLNDSGSTPLHLAAAAGSCEIVELLLSSGAYVDALHLGGTALHSAARDGRDDIVKVLLDHHADAGADVDGNCKETPLIIAAISGSTEILKCLVLAGADANVPDSLGRAPIEIAARSGRREDVEILFPVTSRIPNVRDWSVDGIIRHVKSVRPVKKAMLTSAKSKAHEAFKNGNYYLAARIYKEAMALDPGNATLLSNRSLCWLRLGDAKNALNDAQACSMMRPGWPKASYRQGTALMLLKDYEKACDAFLDGLKLELGNVELEDGLRQALESLKIYCSSPGQD from the exons ATGGCACCGCAGCCGCCTCTCTTCCCTCCCGCTGCCTtcgaccgcggcggcggcggcctcccttCATGGGACCCCAGCCGCACCTCCAACCCTTCCTTCGACCAGGGCTTCCTCAAGGCGGCCTTCGACGGCGAGCTCCACCTCGTCAAGA AGGCGGCGAGGGTGGTGGGAAGGGGGGCGGAAGGCAGTCGCCTCGCTGAGAAGATGGGCGCGGTCAGGGACGGCTACGGCATGGGCTTGTTGCACACCGCGGCCCTAGGCGGGAGCCTGTCCGTGTGCCGCTACCTGGTCGAGGATATCCGGCTGGATGTCGATGACGTAGGCCCGATGG GCGAAACGCCTTTGACTGTTGCGATTGGCCGTCAGAATGTGGATTTGGTGCGCTACTTTCTTGATCAAGGTGCTGCTACAATGAAGCTCAACGACAGTGGGAGTACTCCCCTCCACCTTGCTGCTGCAGCAG GAAGCTGTGAAATAGTTGAGCTCTTACTCTCCAGTGGAGCTTATGTTGATGCACTACATCTTGGTGGGACGGCACTGCATTCTGCTGCCCGTGATGGGCGGGATGATATTGTGAAAGTTTTGCTAGACCACCATGCAGAC GCTGGTGCTGATGTGGATGGTAATTGTAAAGAGACACCATTGATCATTGCTGCCATTAGTGGCTCAACTGAAATCCTGAAGTGCTTAGTTCTGGCTGGTGCGGATGCTAATGTTCCTGACAGT TTAGGACGAGCTCCTATTGAAATTGCTGCCCGCTCTGGTAGGCGTGAAGATGTTGAGATTCTATTTCCGGTCACTTCTCGTATTCCAAATGTACGTGACTGGAGTGTAGATGGGATCATTAGGCATGTAAAATCAGTGCGTCCAGTGAAG AAAGCCATGCTTACTAGTGCAAAATCTAAAGCGCATGAGGCGTTCAAGAACGGGAACTATTATCTTGCAGCAAGAATTTACAAAGAG GCAATGGCACTTGACCCTGGTAATGCAACCTTGCTTTCAAATAGGAGTCTATGCTGGCTTCGCCTCGGTGATGCAAAGAACGCCTTGAATGATGCTCAAGCTTGCAGTATGATGCGACCTGGCTGGCCAAAGGCCTCATATCGTCAAGGAACTGCTCTAATGTTACTGAAG GACTATGAAAAGGCATGTGATGCATTTCTTGATGGTCTTAAATTGGAGCTTGGGAACGTAGAGCTGGAAGATGGATTACG GCAGGCTTTGGAATCCTTGAAGATATATTGCAGTAGCCCTGGGCAAGACTAG